GTTGAATGTCGCTGGGGTTGGCCATTCGAGCACAAGCAGGGACGCCCGTGGCTCCTTGTTGGAGTGTATTTGCTTCTTGTAGCAGCATTACCCATGGGTTCTGCTGGAAGGTTCGGTGCCAGCCCCTTGGGTCTGTCACcttgagtgatagatcttgcagaagcccTGAGCCGATGCTTTCACTCTGGCCACGTTCAGAGCACGTTGTTCCTCCAACTCcagtcttttctctcttcaataatccATTTTGTTCTTCACTGGGCATTTCCGGAAGAGccggctggtgggggggggggggggggggggggttggtgagtCACTCTCcgctggccactgagagatcgAGCATGTTctttggcggagaatctcaccaggACGCCAGCTCTATGGTCAAGGGAGCCCGGCAGCGCCCCGACTTCCTCTGCGGGCCGAGGAGAGTCcatccacgcccccccccccccacccatggtcCTCGCCGCGTTCTACAGAGGACATCTCGACAACACCCTGCGCTGTTGGCAGCTGGTCCCCCTCGACCTGCGGAGGAGGGTGGAGTCAGCGGGAAAAGATCAGTGGGAGCTCCCTTCCCACCGCGTCGGGCATCGACAGCACTTGAAGCAGGGAAAAGGCGTTGGGAAGGACTCGCACACCTTCTCACGCAAACTGTTCGGTCATCAGGTCGGAGGTATCGAGGCACTCGAGGCCCTGACATCCAGATGGGGCCACAGCTGTTCCCCCCGACCTCGTGAATTCCCAAAAGAGATGTGGACAGTGTCTCGTAAACCTTTACTGTAGATGTCATAATATTTTAAAGTCGATTCCAACTTATAtttttgtaaatctgctctggaGAAACGCTCTCCCATCTGTATCCCGCACGTGTAGCAGGggtgataaataaaggtgactgcaGCTCGGTCTTTGCCACCCACCCCCTTctcagccacaggaccagaccaCGTGCCAGAAGTGACAGCACAGCAGGCCGTCCCCCTCGACAGTCTCCAAGAGGGTGAGCAGGttatggagggggagcagccccTGCACTGGCCGCCAGTTCCCTTCACCACTCCCGATTGTTACATCACAGAGGGaagctccccaccccccaccccaggcctGGGAGGCCAGGGGCGGACTGGGTTCTGGAGCTGGCCAATGACAGAGACGAGGGGGCTGCGGATGGACAAGCGAATGGACTTGCTGCTGATCAATGCTCTCCTGCTGGGGCTTTCGACTCTGTTCTGCCAGGCATTCGGTGGGTTGGCCTCGAGGCGGCAGACATTCCCAGCACGTTCACGAGGCGTTGGCATCCCCAACCAATCTAACCCTCTCCCCCCgacttttctctctccctctcccacagcCACATCGATGGTGAGAGCGATCTTCCTGCCCATGAGTGAGTAACGAACCCATACTCTGGACACGCAGCGAGGCTCCTTCTCCCTCgccctgtcacacactcccggggttggACACAGAGTGATGCTCCGTCTCCccggtcccgtcacacactcccggggggaAAACAGAGTGAAGCCCTCTcacccccgtcccgtcacacattcgggagtgggacacagagtgaagctccctctcccccgtcccgtcacacactcccggggtgggacaaagagtgaagctccctctcccccgtcccgtcacacactcccggggtgggacacagagtgaagctccctctctccCGTCCCggcacacactcccggggtgggacacagagtgaagctccctctctcccgtcccgtcacacactcccggggtgggacacagagtgaagctccctctcccccgtcccgtcacacactcccggggtgggacacagagtgaagctccctctctcccgtcccgtcacacactcccggggtgggacacagagtgaagccctctCTCCCCCATCGCGTCACACATGCAggtgtgggacacagagtgaagctccctctcccccgtcccgtcacacactcccggggtgggacacagagtgaagctccctctcccccgtcccgtcacacactcccggggtgggacacagagtgaagctccctctcccccgtcccgtcacacactcccggggtgggacacagagtgaagctccctctcccccgtcccgtcacacactcccggggtgggacacagagtgaagctccctctctcccgtcccgtcacacactcccggggtgggacacagagtgaagctccctctcccccgtcccgtcacacactcccggggtgggacacagagtgaagctccctctcccccgtcccgtcacacattcggGAGtgggatacagagtgaagctccctctcccccgtcccgtcacacactcccggggtgggatacaaagtgaagctccctctcccccgtccagtcacacactcccggggtgggacacagagtgaagctccctctcccccgtcccgtcacacactcccggggtgggacacagagtgaagctccctctctcccgtcccgtcacacactcccggggtgggacacagagtgaagctccctctcccccgtcccgtcacacactcccggggttggACAGAGTGATGCTCCGTCTTCccggtcccgtcacacactcccgggggaaaacagagtgaagctccctctcccccgccctgTCACAAACTCCCTCATTCTCCCTCGAACTCCAGAGTGTGGAGAGGAGCCGACGTCAGGAAGTTGCGTCGATGGACGAGAGACTGTTGAGGAATCCAAATGTCTGAGCTCAGGCTGCTGCTATCGCAACACGACCTGTTATCGGAAAGTTTCTGACAGtgagtgtcctggtccagggtgaaCCAGTTGGGGaacatggtgggggaggggggagatgggagGGGAGAGTCAGAcagtggagagaggaggggagagggtagagaaaaggggagagggtggggagagagacgggcaggggtgggggggaaagctgggagaaagagaggaaaaggggagagaggaggcagagagagggagaggatagagagagggagagaaaaaggtGAGGGTGAgcagagtgggggagagagagggacagagagggggaagatgggggagaggataaagtgagagggagagaggggtgagagtgagACAGCAGAGTAGGGGGTGAGGAgaaagggggaaggaaggggagggggataaaTGGGATGAGAGAGTGGGatgagagggggcagagagggtgggtgaggggaagggagagggaagagtgaggtgagagagagtgggagagcgGGAGTAGGGAGAGAAGGATTGAGAGGTGAGAAAGGAATAACGGGATGAGatgtggagagagggggaaatggGTGAGAGATGGAAGAGAGATAAAGAGGGGGAGATTGATGGAGAGTTGGGAGGGAGAGCAGTTGAGAAAAGAGGGTCAGGGGATGAGAGGATTGGAGGTTACCTGGGACCCCGTTAACCGTTCCCTCTCCTGGTCCCAGGCCGACGACTAATCCTACATTATTTTTTGCTGATATTCCTTATCCTGCTGATCACTGGAGCGTTGCTTGGATGTGTGTTCTACAACAGGTGGGTGACAAGGACCTCctgtcctccctctccccctcatcccatcacacagtcccagggtgggacacagagtgaagcccagtCTCCCCcggcccatcacacactcccggggtgggacacagagtgaagcccccacTCCCCCGGCCCATCacgcactcccggggtgggacacagagtgaagcctccTCTCCCCCGGCCCATCAtgcactcccggggtgggacacagagtgaagccccctctcccccggcccatcacacactcccggggtgggacacagagtgaagccccctctcccccggcccatcacacactcccggggtgggacacagagtgaagcccagtCTCCCCcggcccatcacacactcccggggtggg
This genomic window from Narcine bancroftii isolate sNarBan1 chromosome 3, sNarBan1.hap1, whole genome shotgun sequence contains:
- the LOC138756415 gene encoding uncharacterized protein isoform X1, which codes for MEGEQPLHWPPVPFTTPDCYITEGSSPPPTPGLGGQGRTGFWSWPMTETRGLRMDKRMDLLLINALLLGLSTLFCQAFATSMVRAIFLPMKCGEEPTSGSCVDGRETVEESKCLSSGCCYRNTTCYRKVSDSKKLVRGKRLRKKQQQREKWIKYINDNFTSTTKEEGDENEGTSRERRCGSLSHSHRHKLSLKLHLTLFLK
- the LOC138756415 gene encoding uncharacterized protein isoform X3, with amino-acid sequence MEGEQPLHWPPVPFTTPDCYITEGSSPPPTPGLGGQGRTGFWSWPMTETRGLRMDKRMDLLLINALLLGLSTLFCQAFATSMVRAIFLPMKCGEEPTSGSCVDGRETVEESKCLSSGCCYRNTTCYRKVSDTLLGCVFYNRQKARQRKKAQKEATAKRKMDKIYKRQFHEYNKRRG
- the LOC138756415 gene encoding uncharacterized protein isoform X2, giving the protein MEGEQPLHWPPVPFTTPDCYITEGSSPPPTPGLGGQGRTGFWSWPMTETRGLRMDKRMDLLLINALLLGLSTLFCQAFATSMVRAIFLPMKCGEEPTSGSCVDGRETVEESKCLSSGCCYRNTTCYRKVSDSRRLILHYFLLIFLILLITGALLGCVFYNRQKARQRKKAQKEATAKRKMDKIYKRQFHEYNKRRG